A region from the Streptomyces lydicus genome encodes:
- a CDS encoding protein kinase domain-containing protein: MPSLRSSGVGPEAEHPEYAGQYRLEARLGSGGMGVVHLARSSSGLLLAVKVIHAEFAQDPEFRGRFRQEVAAARRVSGAFTAPVVDADPDAERPWMATLHIPGPTLSDHVKRNGPLAVDEVRRLAAGLAEALRDIHRAGVVHRDLKPGNVLLAADGPKVIDFGISRPSDSEMHTETGKLIGTPPFMAPEQFQRPREVGPAADVFALGSVLVHAATGRGPFDSESPYLVAYQVVHDEADLADVPAELVPLIESCLAKDPADRPMPGALMELLRVDAPRGAPLPAPLDALLDAPMGGPLPTGALPGGSVPDGLLPGGQVAGGQVPDAAAADAAAAGVAADGAVPDGAAATAGADGAVRAVRIPEQRRPEQRAPERPGTERPEPAPEPTPAPPTPAPAPAPAPVESLTDAGPPAAQGHHTTTDHPTDPRRPTRSRPRPHPRRWPLWAALALVVTGAGAFAGVRTLATAEHGADPALQTRPSHLDRTTFHPWRTTLVERATGHDSEMPFCTTGSGALFCGQSGIQAARLDPDTGRPAWQRTDRHPQGKNAAQFAASPTPPVLSGGLLYVFSTDGKRLSALDPSADGRGATRWTKDVSGYEGQTRIVGNRILLTAADGTVTALDSATHRPRWHKRFPGHHLPLFSSFGDPHTAYAAEGTPDGTGTQVTAIDPADGKVHWTRRLLGALTPAGTGTSGALYLTVTDRTFTFRTTAVVRYDPANGHTRRLPLTAPLDQVAAVVHGESVYLLAEGGALQAVGERKWDTETSVSRGSAPVVSGERLYFTAADGRLLAIDTRNGGLLGQTPPRLDGRRHNGYLQMLPAPQVDAPHDRIYAAAPNGTVFAVASGDPAAW; the protein is encoded by the coding sequence ATGCCATCGCTGCGCAGTTCCGGGGTCGGCCCGGAAGCGGAACATCCGGAATACGCCGGCCAGTACCGCCTGGAGGCGCGGCTCGGCTCCGGCGGTATGGGCGTGGTCCATCTGGCCCGTTCGTCGTCCGGGCTGCTGCTCGCGGTCAAGGTCATCCATGCCGAATTCGCCCAGGACCCCGAGTTCCGCGGGCGGTTCCGGCAGGAGGTGGCCGCCGCCCGGCGGGTCAGCGGGGCCTTCACGGCACCCGTCGTGGACGCCGATCCGGACGCCGAGCGCCCCTGGATGGCGACCCTCCACATTCCCGGTCCGACGCTCTCCGATCATGTGAAGCGGAATGGCCCGCTGGCGGTCGACGAGGTACGGCGGCTGGCCGCCGGGCTCGCCGAGGCGCTGCGCGACATCCATCGCGCGGGGGTGGTGCACCGCGATCTCAAGCCGGGAAACGTGCTGCTGGCCGCCGACGGTCCGAAAGTCATCGACTTCGGTATCTCCCGGCCGTCCGACAGCGAAATGCACACCGAGACCGGCAAGTTGATCGGTACACCGCCCTTCATGGCGCCCGAACAGTTCCAGCGGCCGCGCGAGGTGGGGCCGGCCGCGGATGTCTTCGCGCTGGGCTCGGTCCTGGTCCATGCCGCCACCGGCCGCGGCCCGTTCGACTCGGAGAGCCCGTATCTCGTCGCGTATCAGGTGGTGCACGACGAGGCCGATCTGGCGGACGTACCGGCGGAGTTGGTGCCGCTGATCGAGAGCTGCCTGGCGAAGGACCCGGCGGACCGGCCGATGCCGGGTGCGTTGATGGAGCTGCTGCGGGTGGATGCGCCGCGGGGGGCGCCGCTGCCTGCACCGCTGGATGCACTGCTAGATGCGCCAATGGGCGGCCCGCTGCCGACGGGCGCGCTGCCCGGCGGATCGGTGCCGGACGGCTTGCTGCCGGGCGGGCAGGTGGCAGGCGGACAAGTGCCGGATGCTGCAGCAGCGGACGCGGCGGCAGCCGGTGTGGCGGCGGACGGCGCGGTGCCGGACGGCGCGGCAGCCACGGCCGGCGCGGACGGCGCTGTGCGGGCGGTCCGGATACCGGAACAGCGCCGGCCAGAGCAGCGTGCGCCGGAACGTCCCGGAACCGAGCGGCCCGAGCCTGCGCCCGAGCCCACCCCGGCACCTCCCACTCCCGCACCCGCACCCGCACCCGCACCCGTCGAGAGCCTGACCGATGCCGGCCCCCCGGCCGCACAGGGACACCACACCACCACCGACCACCCCACCGACCCCCGCCGCCCCACCCGTTCCCGTCCCCGTCCCCATCCCCGGCGCTGGCCCCTCTGGGCCGCTCTCGCCCTGGTCGTGACCGGCGCCGGGGCGTTCGCGGGCGTCCGCACGCTGGCAACGGCCGAGCACGGGGCGGACCCCGCCCTGCAGACCCGTCCGTCGCACCTCGACCGCACCACCTTCCACCCGTGGCGAACCACGCTCGTCGAGCGCGCGACAGGCCACGACTCCGAAATGCCGTTCTGCACCACCGGATCCGGTGCCCTCTTCTGCGGCCAGTCCGGCATCCAGGCCGCCCGGCTCGATCCGGACACCGGCCGCCCGGCCTGGCAGCGCACGGACCGCCACCCCCAGGGCAAGAACGCCGCGCAGTTCGCCGCCTCCCCCACCCCTCCGGTGCTCTCCGGCGGCCTGCTGTACGTCTTCTCCACCGACGGCAAGCGGCTGAGCGCCCTCGACCCGTCGGCCGACGGCAGGGGCGCCACCCGCTGGACCAAGGACGTCTCCGGATACGAGGGCCAGACCAGGATCGTCGGGAACCGCATCCTGCTGACCGCGGCGGACGGCACGGTCACCGCACTGGACAGCGCGACCCACCGCCCGCGCTGGCACAAACGCTTCCCCGGCCACCACCTGCCGCTCTTCTCCTCCTTCGGCGACCCGCACACCGCCTACGCGGCCGAGGGCACCCCCGACGGGACCGGCACCCAGGTCACCGCCATCGACCCGGCGGACGGCAAGGTCCACTGGACGCGGCGGCTGCTCGGGGCGCTCACGCCGGCCGGGACCGGAACGTCCGGGGCGCTCTATCTGACCGTCACCGACCGGACGTTCACCTTCCGCACCACCGCCGTCGTCCGCTACGACCCGGCCAACGGGCACACCCGGCGCCTCCCGCTGACCGCGCCGCTCGACCAGGTGGCCGCCGTGGTGCACGGCGAGTCGGTGTACCTGCTCGCCGAGGGCGGCGCGCTGCAGGCCGTCGGGGAGCGAAAGTGGGACACCGAGACCTCGGTCAGCCGGGGGTCGGCGCCGGTGGTGAGCGGCGAACGGCTGTATTTCACCGCGGCGGACGGCCGGCTGCTGGCGATCGACACCCGCAACGGCGGCCTGCTCGGCCAGACCCCGCCACGGCTCGACGGCCGCCGACACAACGGCTACCTGCAGATGCTGCCCGCCCCGCAGGTGGACGCGCCCCACGACCGGATCTACGCGGCCGCCCCGAACGGCACGGTCTTCGCCGTCGCGTCCGGGGACCCGGCCGCCTGGTGA